In Uranotaenia lowii strain MFRU-FL chromosome 2, ASM2978415v1, whole genome shotgun sequence, one genomic interval encodes:
- the LOC129742954 gene encoding uncharacterized protein LOC129742954: protein MEDNIPCIQYLQEARTHQRMKHLDVKYAFIREIIRSDKGKRMVVMKKEDYNNKMLKLLDDPTYEVLKKDPTSKITKQTNDIINRLYKLKLIDKKTATTLEAKNSIRPCIYGQPKAHKPDLPLRPVVPNITAPTYKLAKYVCQILQSSFNSQYNIKDSFQLIRVLQQVKLPPDYILVSFDVVSLFTNTPKRLIIHDIIMNWDTIGKATNINLDIFIEMIELCLESCYFIFGQKFYRQKEGTAMGSPTSPILCDLVMEGLLRNCTKKLDFPVPLLIKYVDDLLLALPNNQLTHVLQTFNSYHPKMQFTMETAKNNSIAFLDTFITINEDRTLSTEWYSKDISSGRLLNYHSFHPISVKLNVARNFVKRVIKFDSRNQKSKQHTTIHRILRQNNYPKQLINRIINRENHIHQHEQSTTPNITIAQHPTDQHPTEQHPIEQHPTQQQPAIIPPTQQQHKPNNEDHQSTAQTATESSINPPQIRYFPLTFIPNLSSHITKILKTDYAEIHIANCIPKPLGMLLPRAKDPIASSETPNIIYSIPCSSCPKQYIGMSRNNLKTRLVGHKSRSMNSYLHGISHKRTPRKRA from the exons ATAAAGGAAAACGGATGGTCGTGATGAAAAAAGAGGATTACAACAACAAAATGCTAAAACTACTGGATGATCCCACTTATgaggttttgaaaaaagaccCAACCAGCAAAAtaaccaaacaaacaaacgacatTATCAACAGGCTATACAAACTGAAACTCATAGACAAGAAAACCGCAACGACACTGGAAGCAAAAAACTCAATTCGCCCATGCATCTACGGTCAACCCAAGGCCCATAAACCCGACCTACCGTTACGCCCAGTTGTCCCCAACATAACAGCCCCAACATACAAACTAGCGAAATATGTATGCCAAATATTACAGTCATCTTTCAACAGCCAGTACAACATCAAAGACTCATTCCAGCTAATAAGAGTACTTCAACAGGTCAAATTACCGCCCGATTACATACTCGTATCCTTCGACGTAGTGTCACTGTTTACAAACACTCCAAAGCGATTAATAATTCATGATATCATTATGAATTGGGACACGATCGGGAAAGCAACAAACATAAACCTGgatatttttatcgaaatgaTAGAGCTCTGCTTGGAGAGCTGCTATttcatttttggtcaaaaattctACCGGCAAAAAGAAGGCACAGCGATGGGTAGCCCTACTTCACCAATCTTATGCGATTTGGTGATGGAAGGCCTTCTGCGAAATTGCACCAAAAAACTCGATTTCCCAGTACCCCTGCTGATCAAATATGTTGATGACTTATTACTAGCTTTGCCCAACAACCAACTAACCCACGTACTCCAGACGTTCAACTCCTATCATCCAAAAATGCAATTTACGATGGAAACAGCCAAAAACAACAGTATCGCTTTTCTAGATACTTTCATCACCATTAATGAAGACAGGACGTTGAGCACTGAATGGTACAGCAAAGACATTTCATCAGGCCGCCTATTGAACTACCACTCATTTCACCCGATTAGCGTCAAACTAAACGTAGCCCGAAACTTCGTCAAACGAGTGATAAAGTTCGATTCaagaaaccaaaaatcaaaacagcatacAACCATCCATAGAATCCTGCGCCAGAACAACTATCCAAAACAACTCATCAACCGCATAATAAACCGGGAAAATCATATCCATCAACACGAACAGTCAACAACTCCAAACATCACCATCGCACAACATCCAACCGACCAGCATCCCACTGAACAGCATCCAATCGAACAGCATCCAACCCAACAGCAACCAGCCATCATACCACCCACCCAACAACAGCATAAACCAAACAACGAAGATCACCAATCAACTGCC CAAACAGCAACAGAATCCAGCATCAATCCTCCGCAAATCCGATATTTTCCGCTCACTTTCATCCCGAACCTATCAAGCCACATCACCAAAATCCTGAAAACCGATTACGCTGAAATTCACATCGCTAATTGCATTCCAAAGCCGCTTGGAATGTTATTGCCACGAGCCAAAGACCCGATTGCTTCATCTGAAACACCAAACATCATCTATTCCATCCCGTGTAGCAGCTGCCCAAAACAGTACATCGGTATGAGTCGTAACAACTTGAAAACAAGACTCGTTGGACACAAGTCAAGAAGTATGAACAGCTATCTACACGGGATTTCACACAAACGAACACCGAGAAAGCGAGCATGA